Below is a genomic region from Candidatus Diapherotrites archaeon.
CCGGCAGGGCCGGCGGGTTTGCCGCGCAAGCGCAGGAAACGCCCGCGCCAAGGCGCTTTGCAAGCCGCAAGGCGGGCTTCTGGGACAGGCTTCGCATTAGTGCGGCGGAAAAAAAGTTTGCGGCGAAAAAATTCCTCAAAAAACTCGGGGGAACTTCGGGCTACCCTTACACTAACACGCGCGTCAGGGTAATGAAGACAAGGCTCCTGAAGGAAAACGATTTCCGCAAAATGCTGAAAATGTCTGTGCCGGAACTCGCAGCATACCTGAACGGTTCGGATTACGGCCGCGAAATTTCAGGGCTTGCGCCGATGTTCGAGGGTTCCAATCTTCTGGAATACAGCCTTAACCGCAATCTTGAGAACACTTTCAACAAAATCCTCACGTTTTCAATCAAGTCGCCCGGAGAGCAGGCAAAGCTTTACCTTAAACGCTTCGATATTTTCAATGTCAAGACTTTCCTGAGGGGAAAGTTTTCCGGCAAATCCAACGAAGACATCCTCCTCGAACTGGTTTGTGCCGGCAGCCTGAAGCGCGAATTCTTCGAAAAGGCATGCAGGGAATCGGATGGCTTGGAAGGGGCGGTTGCGCAGTTGAAGGCAACGGAATTTTTTGAAATCGCCACGGCATTCAAGAAAGATTTGTCAAAGCTTGAGGACGAGCTTGACAAATACTATTATGAAAAGGTTTTCGTGGAATCGGAGGCCGAGCTTGAAAACTTCATTTCCGACGAGATTTTAGTGAAAAACACGCTCAACAGGCTGAGGGCAAGGAAAAGCGAGTTGAAAATGGCGCAGCTGCCGCGCGGGTCTAAAAGGAAAATCGTCCTGCCAAAGGAAGGCGATTGCGTCGAAAACAGGGTTTTCCTGAAACAGTTCCTGCTCAAGCGCGGCTATGAAATGGTGAACATGTACAAGCGTAGCATCAGGCCGGTTCTCGGCTATTTCATTGCAAAGGAAAATGAAATAGGAAACATCAGGATGATTGTGAGGGGCAAGTCTTCGGGCCTTGCCGCGGAAATGATTGAACAGCAATTGGTGTTTTGAAAATGGCTGTTTTGATTGGGGTGTTTTTATGCAGATAGCGGTTCTGGGCAGCGACGATTTTGTCACGGGCTTCAGGCTTTCAGGCGTGTCCCACGTTTTTTCATCCGAGGGAAAGCTTGACGGAAAGGTTGAGGAAGCCCTTGGCGTCAGGGAAATCGGAGTGCTTGTCATGGAAGAAGGCGCGTTCGGCGCCCTGAACAACAGGACGAAAAAAAGGCTTGAAAAGCTTGTCAAGCCCGTCATTGTCACGGTTTCAGGCAAGGGCAAGGAAACGAACCTGAGGGAAATGATTAAGCGGAGCATCGGGGTGGATTTATGGAAATGACTTCAACCAAAAGCAGGGAAAGCAAGGCGAAAATTTACAGGATTTCCGGTCCGGTCGTGGTCGCGGAAGGCCTCAACGCAAGGATTTACGACCTTGTCAAGGTCGGCGACGAAAAACTTTTGGGCGAAGTCATCCAGATCAACGGCAGCCGAACCACAATCCAGGTTTACGAGGAAACAACCGGCCTGAGGCCCGACGAGCCGGTTGAAAACACCGGCGCGCCGCTTTCAGTTGAACTCGGCCCCGGCCTGCTTTCGCAGATTTATGATGGAATTCAGAGGCCATTGCCAAGCCTTTCGAAAATAATGGGTGATTTTATCAAGCGCGGCGTCTCCGTGCCGGCCTTGGACGAGAAAAAGAAATGGGAATTCAAGCCGACTGCAAAAAAAGGCGACAATGTTTCCGGTGGCGACATTCTCGGCACGGTGCAGGAAACAAAGTTCATTTCCCACAAAATACTGGTGCCGCCGAAGGTTTCGGGAAAAATCAAAGGCATTTCTTCCGGCAATTTTACGATCCGCGAATCCGTTGCCGAGCTTGACTCCGGCGAAAAGCTTTTCCTTTCGCACAAGTGGCCTGTCAGGAAACCGAGGCCCGTTAAGGAAAAACTCCTGCCCGAAATCCCGCTCATAACCGGGCAGAGGATTCTTGATGCGCTGTTCCCGATTGCAAAGGGCGGAGCAGGCGCGATTCCCGGCCCATTCGGCTCGGGAAAAACCGTTACACAACAGCAGCTTGCGAAATGGTCTGACGCTGAAATCGTCGTTTACATCGGCTGCGGCGAGCGCGGAAACGAAATGACAGAGGTTTTGACGGAATTCCCGGAACTGCAGGACGTCAGGACCGGTGCGCCGCTGATGGAGCGCACTGTGCTGATTGCAAACACTTCCAACATGCCGGTTGCCGCGCGAGAGGCTTCTGTTTACACGGGCATGACGATCGCGGAATATTTCAGGGACCAGGGCTTTGACGTTTCATTGATGGCTGATTCCACTTCAAGGTGGGCGGAAGCAATGCGTGAAATTTCCTCGCGCCTGGAAGAGATGCCGGGCGAGGAAGGCTATCCCGCTTACCTTGCCGCAAGGCTTGCGGAATTTTATGAAAGGGCCGGTCGCGTAATTTGCCTTGAAAGCGGAAATGCCGGAACCGGCAAGGATGCAAAGCGCGTTGGCAGCGTTACGGCGATCGGCGCGGTTTCTCCGCCGGGCGGGGATTTTTCCGAGCCTGTGACGCAGAACACGCTGAAAATCACAAAGGTTTTCTGGGCACTGGACGCGAAGCTTGCGCAGAGGCGCCATTTTCCAGCAATCAACTGGCTCAACTCTTACAGCCTTTACACCAACTTTTTGGAAAAATGGTATTCCGACAACATTGCGCAGGATTTCGGCGAAGTGAGGGCAAACGCAATGCGCATTCTCCAGCAGGAATCTTCGCTGCAGGAAATCGTGCAGCTTGTCGGCAGCGATGCCCTGCCTGAAAAGGAACAGCTTACGCTGGAAGTGGCACGGCTGATACGCGAAGGCTTTTTGCAGCAGAACGCCTATCACGAGGTTGACAGTTTCTGCAGCCTCAAAAAGCAGTATGCGATTCTCAAGGCGATAATAAGGTACTTTGACCTTGCGCAGGCCGCGCTTGAATCCGGCGCGCAGGTTTCGTCCATTGCGGGATTGGAAAGCAAGTCCAGGCTCGCAAAAGTCTGCCTTGTCGAGGAATCGAAGTTTGCAGCGGAACTCAAAAAAATCGAGTCCGAAATGGAATCCGAATTCAGGAACATTGCGGTTTAAGGGAGTTGACGAAAATGAAGGAATACAGGACAATCACAAGGGTTGCAGGGCCGCTGGTTTTTGTTGAAAAAACGCACAATGTCGCGTACGGCGAACTCGTCGAAATAGACCTTGGCGGCGAAAAGAAAAACGGCCAGGTCTTGGACACGTCAAAGGACATCGTTGTGGTGCAGGTCTTCGAGGGCACATCCGGCATTGAACGCAGTTCAATCGTGAAGTTCACCGGCAAGACAATCAAGCTGAACTGCTCGAAGGAACTGCTCGGCAGGGTCTTGTCCGGCCTCGGAAAGCCCTTGGACAACGGCCCGGAAATCATTCCGGATGAAAAGCGCGACGTGAACGGCGCCGCAATCAACCCGTTTTCAAGGGCGCCTCCGCGCGATTTCGTGCAGACCGGCGTTTCAACAATCGACGGCATGAACACTCTTGTGAAAGGCCAGAAGCTTCCGATTTTTTCCGCGGCAGGCCTGCCCCACAATGACATCGCATTGCAGATTGCAAGGCAGGCTAAAGTCGAGGGCAACTTTGCAGTTGTCTTTGCCGCAATGGGCATAACGAATGAGGAAGCCCAGCAGTTCATCCGCGACTTCGAGCAGACCGGCGCATTGGAACGCACGGTGGTCTTCCTGAACCTGGCTGACGACCCGGCAATTGAAAGGATCGTAACGCCAAGAATGGCGCTCACGGCCGCAGAGTATCTGGCTTACTCGCATGAAATGAACGTTCTCGTCATTCTCACGGACCTGACAAATTACTGCGAGGCATTGCGTGAAATCGGCGCTGCGCGCGAAGAGGTTCCCGGCAGAAGGGGCTATCCAGGTTACATGTACACGGACCTTGCGTCAATATATGAAAGGGCCGGCCTCATCAAGGGCAAGGCCGGAAGCGTAACGCAGATTCCAATTCTTACAATGCCAGGCGACGACATCACGCACCCTATTCCGGACCTGACAGGTTACATCACTGAAGGCCAGATCGTGCTTGGCAGGGACCTTCACAGGAACGGCATATATCCGCCGATTGACGTCCTGCCATGCCTCAGCAGGCTGATGAACGCGGGCATCGGAAAGGGAAAGACTCGCGAGGACCACAAGGCCGTAAGCAATCAGATGTATGCCGGCTATGCGGAAGGCCGCTCATTGCGCGGCTTGGTTGCGATTGTCGGCGAGGAAGCCTTGTCTGAAAGGGACCAGCGTTTCCTTGCATTCGCAAAGGCGTTCGAGGACAAGTTTGTCAGGCAGGGCAAATATGAAAACCGCTCAATAGTTGAAACCCTGAATCTCGGCTGGAAGCTGCTGACAATGCTGCCCAAATCCGAGCTGACGAGAATTGACGACGCGCTGATTGAAAAATATTCAAGGGAACTCGGCTTGAAGTTTTATGTTCCGAAGGGCAAGGAAGCGGAAGCGTCGTCCCAGGCCGGGCCGGAAAACGAAGCCGGAAAACCGGAAACAAAAGAGAATTCCGGAAAACATGAATCAACTGTCCGCGGCAAAGCGGAAGCAAAACAGCCTTCCGCGAATTCCGCAGCCAAAAAAAAGCCTTCGCCAGCCCAAGCGCCCAAAGCCGCGGCAAAAAAAGTTGCCGGCCATGCAAAAAAGAAAAATAAGCGAAAGTGAAACAAATGTCCGACATCAAGCCGACACGCTCCGAGCTGATCCAGCTCAAAAAAAAGGTGAAGCTTGCCCAGTCCGGGCACTCGCTTTTGAAAAAAAAGCGCGACGGCCTCATAAAGGAATTCTTCGGCGTGCTGAACGAGGCGAAAAAATCGAAATCCGCATTGCAGGAAAACTATTCCATTGCAATGCAGGCGATCGCCCTTGCAAGGGCGGTCGACGGCACGTCGACAGTCAAGTCCGCGTCCTTTGCCCTCAAACAGCCCGCGGAAATCGAGCTTGAAACGCGCAATGTCATGGGCATAATCGTGCCGAAAATCCGGTCAGAGCACCATGTGAAAGAATTCCACGAGCGCGGCTACGGCGTTCTGGGAACTTCGGGTTACATTGACGATGCCGCGGAATCGTACGAAAAGGTTTTGGGAAACATAATTACGGCGGCTGAAATCGAAACGACCCTGAAAAAGCTTTTGCGTGAAATCGACAAGACCAAGCGCAGGGTCAACGCACTGGAATTCAAGGTCATACCTGAAATGAAGGCTGACGCGAAATTCATTGCATTGCGCCTCGAAGAAATGGAGCGCGAGGACGTCTTCAGGCTCAAAAAAATCAAGAAAAAGGAAAAAAGCTAGGTCAGGCGCCTTTTTTTGTCGTCCTAATTTTGGGCAGATGTTCCTGCTTGAATAGTTCATCCAATGCGTGCCCTTGCGGGTGCGGAGAAAAGCGCCCGGTTTCATGTTCCCGCCATCGTTCAGGCCTGATGTGCGCAACATGTGCCAAAAGCAAATCCGCTATTTCCCTGCCATGTTCCGTCAAATGTTCCAAGTTGACGGTGCGGCTGCTTGGAACAATCGTGCCGTTGGGCCGCCTTAGGCCGAGGCCGACAACAAGCCGGCGTGCTTCTCCCCCGCCGAGCTGTGCGCCATGCCTCACTAAAAGGTGGTATTCTCCGGTGTGTTTTATTGGCTTTCCGGGCATCAGTAATTTCTATTGGCGTTTTACGTATTTAAAACTAATCATGCCGATTTCGGAATGCTTTGCGCTTTCAAAACAGTCCGCCTGCCTTTCCGCCGTCGGCCTGGATTGAAACTCCGGTCAAAAAGCATTTGTCCGAAGCCAAAAAGCTCACAAGCTCGGCAAGTTCCTGCGGCGACTGCAGCCTGCCCATCGGAATGCCTGCGGCGATTTCCTTTTCCACTTCTGCAATGCTCTGCCCATCCTTCCTTCTGCGTTCCATGAGCTGCACGTACCTGTCAGTCTTGAACGCGCCCGGCAGAACGCTGTTTATGAAAACGTTTTTGTGCGCGAACTCCCTTGACAGCGACTTTGAAAGGCTCACAACGCCGGCGCGGTAAACGTTTGACAAAACAAGCAAGTCGTTCGGT
It encodes:
- a CDS encoding V-type ATPase subunit, which encodes MMQSPKGFSEKPEGKLLSGRAGGFAAQAQETPAPRRFASRKAGFWDRLRISAAEKKFAAKKFLKKLGGTSGYPYTNTRVRVMKTRLLKENDFRKMLKMSVPELAAYLNGSDYGREISGLAPMFEGSNLLEYSLNRNLENTFNKILTFSIKSPGEQAKLYLKRFDIFNVKTFLRGKFSGKSNEDILLELVCAGSLKREFFEKACRESDGLEGAVAQLKATEFFEIATAFKKDLSKLEDELDKYYYEKVFVESEAELENFISDEILVKNTLNRLRARKSELKMAQLPRGSKRKIVLPKEGDCVENRVFLKQFLLKRGYEMVNMYKRSIRPVLGYFIAKENEIGNIRMIVRGKSSGLAAEMIEQQLVF
- a CDS encoding V-type ATP synthase subunit F (produces ATP from ADP in the presence of a proton gradient across the membrane; the F subunit is part of the catalytic core of the ATP synthase complex), producing MQIAVLGSDDFVTGFRLSGVSHVFSSEGKLDGKVEEALGVREIGVLVMEEGAFGALNNRTKKRLEKLVKPVIVTVSGKGKETNLREMIKRSIGVDLWK
- a CDS encoding V-type ATP synthase subunit A, producing the protein MEMTSTKSRESKAKIYRISGPVVVAEGLNARIYDLVKVGDEKLLGEVIQINGSRTTIQVYEETTGLRPDEPVENTGAPLSVELGPGLLSQIYDGIQRPLPSLSKIMGDFIKRGVSVPALDEKKKWEFKPTAKKGDNVSGGDILGTVQETKFISHKILVPPKVSGKIKGISSGNFTIRESVAELDSGEKLFLSHKWPVRKPRPVKEKLLPEIPLITGQRILDALFPIAKGGAGAIPGPFGSGKTVTQQQLAKWSDAEIVVYIGCGERGNEMTEVLTEFPELQDVRTGAPLMERTVLIANTSNMPVAAREASVYTGMTIAEYFRDQGFDVSLMADSTSRWAEAMREISSRLEEMPGEEGYPAYLAARLAEFYERAGRVICLESGNAGTGKDAKRVGSVTAIGAVSPPGGDFSEPVTQNTLKITKVFWALDAKLAQRRHFPAINWLNSYSLYTNFLEKWYSDNIAQDFGEVRANAMRILQQESSLQEIVQLVGSDALPEKEQLTLEVARLIREGFLQQNAYHEVDSFCSLKKQYAILKAIIRYFDLAQAALESGAQVSSIAGLESKSRLAKVCLVEESKFAAELKKIESEMESEFRNIAV
- a CDS encoding V-type ATP synthase subunit B — protein: MKEYRTITRVAGPLVFVEKTHNVAYGELVEIDLGGEKKNGQVLDTSKDIVVVQVFEGTSGIERSSIVKFTGKTIKLNCSKELLGRVLSGLGKPLDNGPEIIPDEKRDVNGAAINPFSRAPPRDFVQTGVSTIDGMNTLVKGQKLPIFSAAGLPHNDIALQIARQAKVEGNFAVVFAAMGITNEEAQQFIRDFEQTGALERTVVFLNLADDPAIERIVTPRMALTAAEYLAYSHEMNVLVILTDLTNYCEALREIGAAREEVPGRRGYPGYMYTDLASIYERAGLIKGKAGSVTQIPILTMPGDDITHPIPDLTGYITEGQIVLGRDLHRNGIYPPIDVLPCLSRLMNAGIGKGKTREDHKAVSNQMYAGYAEGRSLRGLVAIVGEEALSERDQRFLAFAKAFEDKFVRQGKYENRSIVETLNLGWKLLTMLPKSELTRIDDALIEKYSRELGLKFYVPKGKEAEASSQAGPENEAGKPETKENSGKHESTVRGKAEAKQPSANSAAKKKPSPAQAPKAAAKKVAGHAKKKNKRK
- a CDS encoding V-type ATP synthase subunit D yields the protein MSDIKPTRSELIQLKKKVKLAQSGHSLLKKKRDGLIKEFFGVLNEAKKSKSALQENYSIAMQAIALARAVDGTSTVKSASFALKQPAEIELETRNVMGIIVPKIRSEHHVKEFHERGYGVLGTSGYIDDAAESYEKVLGNIITAAEIETTLKKLLREIDKTKRRVNALEFKVIPEMKADAKFIALRLEEMEREDVFRLKKIKKKEKS